DNA from Triticum aestivum cultivar Chinese Spring chromosome 7D, IWGSC CS RefSeq v2.1, whole genome shotgun sequence:
cggcggtCCCGCCGGGACATGAACTTCCCGGAGGTGCCGACGCGGGAGATGGCGCAGGAGCTGACGCCTCCCCCGCGGCttctcaccgacgaggatcgtcgcgagaaGCGGAGGCGGGACCGCCGTCTCAgcctcgccgagatggacgaggaagccatggcgttgtggcgccaacgcttcccgcggGACGTCATCAACGAGCAACAGTTCTTCGCgaaaaggagggcggagagggaggagaggagggcgaagtgagccgcctatcgcgaggacaggcGTACGCGGAAGGCGGCCGCTCAGTTCAACATCGggctaggagcagcgtcgtccTGGGATTCCGAAGACGATCGGTACCTTGACGCCTTCATTGTGACgtcagaggaggacatcaccgaggtgGAGTCTGAGTCGGAGGAGGACGACGAGCAGTTTTTTTATCTATCATAGGAGGAGGCTATGATGAACTATGTACGCATTATCTATGTATCTTTTTTATCTATCATTTAATCTATCTATGTACTATTTATCGtttaatctatctatctatttgttttttatctatctatgcctATATATGTACCGAGTCGTAGTACAAAAAAAGCAAATATAACACGCCTGTTGGAGCGGCTCGCGCGCGCTCTATTTTGcagcggccgctggagccagcgctcCACGGCGCGCAAAAACTCCTGAAAACGGCGCTGTAAACATTTTTTTGTGTGCCGCGCGTTGCgcgcctgttgaagatgctctcaTGAATTGGCCCATTCATGAGAGCGCCCTGCGCGAAAGCTCTTTTCCCGACATACACGACCTCAGCTAGGGACTCTTGTGGAGAATGTATCCACagatatattttttttcttttccgcaAAACAGAGAACACCATTAATTCAGCTTGAGAATCCACAATTAAAAAAAACTTGAGAATCCAGTGAGATGACCAAACAGCCACCGTTTCTCTTTCACACAAGTCGTTTCGTGCGAATGTTGCTGGATTGCTAGAGTCCAGTCCAATTTTCGTCACGAGACCTGTCCATCCGCGCCTCTCAAGGGTCAAGTCTCAGCATGAACACTGCGCCGTGCAACCATGTACGAACCTACGATCCGATGGGTCATGCATGACGTAAACTGAAAATCGTCTCCATCTTCGCGTAATTGCCTTAACTAATCGAGTAGCAGCTACGAGCCACCAGCTCCGACTCATCCAAGAGAGCGACACGGTCGGCGACGTGTCGGCCACCGCAGCACGCACCGGCCAGGCGTCCGCCCACAATTGCGTCGAGGCCGCCGTATGAACGACCGATCGATCTGCATCGCTTGCGCATGTGCGAATGTGAAGTGACATGAACAGAACCGGGTGGTGAATGTCGAGAGGACGCACGCTGCGTGGAATCTGCGTGCGGCCGTGGGCGATGCGTGGGAGCGACACGGAAACTCTGTGTTGACGCTTGACTATCTGCATCCGCTCGTGGGGAGTCACTGAATTGAATCGTATAGTTACACTTGCACAGTCACGCTCTGTCACTGACGCGCTTTGGCACGAGGCGCGCGCCGGCGTGACCCGTGCAAGAGGCCGGCCGGCGCCGCCGAGGTTGGAGCGAGAGTGATGGCTAGAAAGGGCATCTTTGGAGAAGAAATCGGAACGTTCCTGGAACCTGGCAACTCACAGCAGAGATAGTAGGAGGAAGGACTGAACTTCCGTGCAAGCACGCACGGCACATGCAGGGGGTCTTCCAGAACCGTCACTGCCCCGATCCCACTGGCCGTGTCACTCCGGCGGCCGGATGTCTGTGATGGGACGAAAACCATGGGCGGCTTCCATATCTGGAGTAGTTGTTCCCAAACCGTTTTACTAAATTCGTCTTTAGAAAAATCTGTCTAGTAAACAAAGTTTAAGTGAGCCGTCAAGTCTACGAGCCGACTCATTGCTTCGTCACTCGCTCTAGATTGAACAGATTGTtgaaaaatataataaaaattgaACAGGACAGATTGTTTGTGCTTGCTGATCGGCAAGCTGTTGGGTGGTTCTTGGTTCAAAACAGGTTAGAGAAACACGCAGCTGGGAGCTGGGTGTGGGTGTGTCACTTGTCAGGTGAGTTTCTCGGttggtgcatgcatgcgtggtttCTGCGCATGCATCAAGCCAGAGCAGACACGGCCATCTGCATGCACGTACGTGCTAACGCAACGCGCAACAGTGACACAAGCTCCAGAAGAAACACACACAGAAAAGACAATCGAGACAAGGCGATGCATGGCGGATAATCACGCACTCGCAGTACACTAGGGACCTGGCTGCTCACTTGGTTCTTGGGCTCATGCGCGTTATCTCTAAGCTAACCGTGTCCTATCGATGTATCCGATCCAAACCAAGCAGTATGATACTGACAGTCTGACACGGACGCTTCTAAGTGTAGCCAAACGAGAAGGACGCGCTTTTCCTAGTTGGCATGATCAGCGACAGGCCATTTAACATACTACGGACGCGTACGTCCCAGTCGGCACGCGGTATCAGGCACGATGAGCCGATGCAAGTGATTTGCGTGCGCCGGGATTGCACAGGTAAAACAACCCTACACACAAATACATATTTGCTAGCTACCTCTCATGCAAATTATTTGTGTTTCAACATGGCCAAATTTGATGAATGGGCAATTGTCTTGTAAGCTGAAGGACGTGTTTGCACCATCAAAAAAAGGTACTAGTACGTAAATAAGGGGTCGATCGGCCCTGGAATTCTTACCGCGTTACGCAAATGAAAGCAACCGAGGAAGCCTCGGGGAAGGAGGGGAGCGAGCTGAGGCGCATGCAGTGCAGAAGAGCAAAGGATCATCGACCGATGGATCGATAGATGGAATTTAACGCGGTTGGGTCTTGCAAGCGTAGGTAATACCTGCATGGACGAATGAAATCTCTACGGAATCTCTACGCGGTCGTCGTGGGATTCTCCGTTTGGATATGTCATGCCCATGTGGCTTGGATGTCCTACGGAGATAGATATCGTCCGACGATGGTACCTAACGTGTACAGTTCCGGCCTGGGTTGCATCGGTGCAACTTGTACGGTGCATATTGAAAGTTTCTTCTTCTTGTTATGAACGTGCACGTTTACGTAGCAACCAAATCGAGCTCGAGCGTGCGGACGTGCTTCGCCCAGATTGGCACTGGTGCAAGCCATCCCTCCCATTTGCAGGTTCGCTTTCAGCATCGGACGTCCCAACGACCCAACGCCCGAACTCCGGTACCAAACTCTCCTATATATACCTGGCACCGGCTTCACTGCTCTCGAGCACCTCACCATTCGGCCAGCCTCTCGCCCTCCTCTGCCCTAGCTCTCTCCATCCTCCTCCGATACACCCATATGGCACCGTTCACGCGCCCAGCCCCACAAACCACCGACTCCCCTAGAGTTACACCCGGAAGCTACGTCCCCCAGAGGGGCCTGGTGCTGAAGCGGGTGCTCAAAAGCCTCCTCTCGtggctgccgcgccgccgccgccgccaccgggccGGGCGCCCCCGTCACGGCAAGGGCGGCGCCGCGCCGCCGGGCCGTCGTGGCACGTACTAACCATCAACCACCACCTCTCCTCAAGTGGAGTGTATCCGTCAATATATTCTGCAGGTACGGGCGTGCGTACCTACATAGACGCCGTTGTCCGCAAGCCGTTATTTTACTCATCACTCTTTTTGGTTGGTTTGGTGCTCGGACAATTTCTGTTCATTTTCCGTCCAGTTTTCCTCAAGTTTTCTCGGTCCGTTTCGATCTTGACGGACCATGCATAAACTTTTTCCTGGCGTTGATAACTTGATATACAAATTCATTTCAGGTCAGGTCAAGTCGTACACGTCAAGCCCGGGCCGGCGTCACAACCGGCGACGACCGAGACTAGTCAGCGAGTCAAGCTATCGGGGGTGCTCAGGATGGTGGCAGAAAACCAAGTGTTGGATCCGGCCTCCAGTCGTCAGTCAACTTAATACTATTGTTTCATTGGTTATTATTTCGTTGCATAAAATACTGGATACATGTAGATGGACCACACGCTTACTGACGGCATCTTGCTGTTCGCGTGGCGCGTGCATGTGTCTCTACGCTGTAATAGGTCATGCTGttttttcatatatttttctttTATATAACTCATACCTTGTTTTTTCGTTCATGCATGAGGGCCCGTATTTCATCATATTTGCGGTGAATTCTGGTTATCCATGTCGATGTCATCTTGTTTTTTGCGAGACACTTGAGCATGCACAAATATGCAAAATGGAGCCATCACTATGACCATTAACTTCAGTGAAATGATCATGCGTTGCTGAAATGCCAAAGCTCAACGAACGCAGTCCTCAGATTACCATCGACGGACGGTCCAGATCATGCACAAACTCTTCTCTTGCATGTTCACTTCTTGTCCCTCTAAAAAAAGAAGGTGATTCTTGGCCCTCTAAGAAATAAGTTCAGTTGGTGTCCTTTCAGGAAGAAAAGGGAAGGAAACAAATGTGACATTTATTGGCAGGGCCTACTACTGGCCCGGTACTGAAGCCTAATAGGCCGAACCGATCACAAGAGTTAGAGCACCAAATGGGAGGCAACAAGGCCCACTTATTGTGGGTCATACAGTAATGTTGTCGCACCTTAAAGCATTGATTTTTTTTGCCAATCAGTGCAAAGTGCTCCTAATCCCCGCGTAAGGCGAGCGAGGGTGAGCAAACGTGCACCTCGGACAATCCTATATGACGCCCACGTGGGTTATATAGTTTTTTAAGAATCACATGCGTCGTACAGCAGTTCAAACGGGCCGGCACACGTAACGGCTGTTCTGGTGCGTTTTTCTTGAttattttttcctttccttttcattTCAGATCTTGAGATTACTTCtgcttttttggttttttattttgcatatttttATAGCTTTTGCAATATATGGTGAACTTGTTTCCAATTATGATGAATATATTTTCAGTACAAGTACATGGTGAACAATTTTAAAATAGAAAATTAATACTTTTTATAATATACGGTGAACAATTTTTTGATATTactttgaacatttttcaaatgtacGATGGACTTTCATAATTATATGATGAACGTTATTCTAAACTCACTTAATATTTTTTAACAtatgatgaaccttttttcaacaTGCACTGAAATTTAGCATAAAATACATACtaatttttttgtaaaatatatttCTAATTTTTAATAGTTTTTGAAAATATCTAGCTCCTAAAAAACAACATCCAGTTTTATTCGTGGAAACCcaacaaaaaaactgaaaataaaataaaagcaggTTACGGGGAAAGTGAGCTGCCCAATTATTCTTGGCATCGGTGAAAGTGGGCTGACGATACACGGGTCAAATGGGAAGAAACAAGAGCCATCAAAAAATGTTGCCACGCCTCCAAAGCATTGGCTTGTTTTTAATCCATGCAAATGTACCTAATCTCCACGTAGGGCGAGTGAGTGCGAGCACACAAGCACCGGGACGCTCGCTTCGGAACCCCTCCATGCGAGGAATGGTAAACGGGCCAGCCCAGTGTGCACACacttcatgattttttttctttaaatagtttatAAAGTCTATGGGCTGATTTTTCATTAAATACCTTCTAAATAAAGAATCTCGAGTTTTAAaatatattcatttttttgtgaatTTAATATATGATCCtgaaattcaaaatatgttcatgtattttaaaaatatttgttaTTTCGAAAACATGTTCGATTTTTTTAAATATTCTCGAAATTTTAAAACGTTCATGAATCTGAAAAATGTACTCAGATTTCAAAAATAAAATCTGACATTTTAAAAACTATTCACGaactgaaaaataaaaaaataaaaaaagaaaaaactggtacacacgcacacgcacgtgtgtgcacacacacacacaaataaacACACTGGATCAGGGATACCCACACCCATAAGTAAAACAAAACTGGTTCGCGgagaaccttcccaaaaccagtTTTTTTTTATTGAGAAAATCCCCAAACCAGATAAACACATGGCGAAAAAATGCCCAATTGGGCTGGCCCATGTAGTGTTGAGGAGTGCGCGTTTGCTCTCTAGCTAACGCAGTGCAATCTTCTAAAAAAAGATAACGCCGGGGAAGGGTGCGCGTTTGCCAGGTTGGTGTGTATGTGACTTGTACTATGATCCTTATAATATAAATGAGAAACGTATTACCATAAAAGAAAATAGGGTGCACGTTTGCTGACTCCCCATTGTCCTATGAGCGGACTAGGAGCTCTATTTTTTGGCGAAACAAAACATTAGGTAATTAAACTGTACTCCTACATACTAAAAAAGTAAGTAATCTGTACGACCTGAATCATAACATGTTTTGCGAGTTCTCACaaaagatttgaatttttttttgcacATTTAAGAAGACAAAAACCCCTATATTACATTATTATTTCCTTATTCCAAGCAGAAGGGCTCCGGGAGACAAATTATACATGTGGTTATTACTACACGCACACAACATAACTCGCAAACGTGGATACATGGCAGCATGCAGCATCGGCATGCATTGGGAGCAAACTGAGATCACTTCTTCTGAAGGTGGCACAGTTGAACCAATTCCCACGACTCCAAGCTCTTGTCCTTCGGATCCGTTTTGTAAAGCGCGAGCTCGGATATCTCGAACTGCAGCCCAAATATTCCCTTGTCCATCTCCCCtgccttcttcctcgccgctgCCATCTCCTCCTCCGTCAGGTGATCTCCATACAAGAGGCTCAGATGCGGCACGTACGCTGCAATTATGTTTAATCAGCTGTCATCAGCTTGTGATTTTACGGAGACGGAGTTAATTCAGGTGGAGGACTCACGAGCTGGTCTCTGGTAGTCGAAGTGGGCGCGGCAGTGGTCGCTCGTGGCCATCACCTGCAAGCAAAATCAAGATAATTTGATGGGAGCAAAGCAAACCGGCGCAGATAGGGGTAAGCTTAGGGATACCGGAGACCGACCTCACGGGTTGGTTCGAGGAGGAGGTTGACGCCGTAGCGCCCGATGGAGGCGACGCGGGCGGTGTATGGGCGGAGGCCGGCCGCCGCGGCTCGTAGCGCCTCGACGGCGGCGGAGCGGCGGAAGCGCATGGCCCCGAGGACGGTGGCGTGCGGCTCGAAGACCGCGCCGCCGTGCGCGGCGCGGAGGCCGGCCATGAGGCCGAGAAGGCGTCGGTGGACAGGCTCCGGCAGGAGGGCCCACACGGAGTACATCTCCTCCGGCGACTGGTCGGTGAGGTCCATGCTGGCCTACGGAGGCTGGGGCGCCGCGCTGCCGCGCACGCGGTCGGATGTCAGGACTCAGGCAGGAAATGGGAGCAGGCTTTAGGACGAGAAGCTCGTGGCAATGGCATCGCGAGAGCTGCCTGAAATAATACACGGAGGACGGAGCCGTGTTCTTCCGTATGCTGAAGCTTCACGGAGCCTTCCACCGATGGGACACTGACTGTGGACCCCAGGTTTGGAAATAGGATGTTCTAGAGTCCTTGATGACATGCTTAGCGAAATCGAATACAAACTTGgattggcccgtgcgttgcaacggaaaaaacACACACATGGTTTAAGATTTTAGCAATCCAATACTGACCCAGCATTGGCTCTGTTGGCACGACCTCTAAGCTCATCCTCACGTCGTCCACTAACTAAGCTCACGGATTATGGCCACACCTCGCCATTTGTTTTGTAACCTCACCCTcactttttttataaaaaaatcgaATATATTGGTTGATTTTTTTAATTTGGAGACATATATAAAATTGGTGGCATCCCGTGTAAATTAACGAGCTGGTACTATTGATCTTTTTAAGGATAGATGATATTGTTAATTAATAAAAAAATGATTGTACCGAAAGCTGGCCCAGTAACCAAATAGAAAGAATATTATGATATGACGTGTCTGTGTTATAGGAAATGGCAGCCCATGCCCGTGAAATAAAGAAGATTTTCcctaaaaaggtgaaacacttgaGAGAAATAAAAAAACGCCGTTCATCTAAAAAAAAGGGAGCCCGTGCCCGTAGCAGCCAGCAGCCGCCGCTCGTAACGCACGCGCGCCCGAGCGAGGAGAGCCCATCTCCGCCTTCTTCTTCTCGCCTCCGGCCGGCGAGCCCAACTGCCGGCGACACGTCGATCCGCCGTCCTCTTCCatgccttctcccttcccttcctccttcctctcccttgtccttttcttctcccatctctctctcccttctTTCCACGCAGGAACCCAGCCGAGCCGCCATGGCTGAGAAgtttcgccgccgccaccgccctcttccctgcattctcccttcctttcctccttCTTCTCCCTTCTCTTCTTCTCCCGTCTCTCTCCtccctcatctctctctccccttccAGCGAGGAACCCAGCCGAGCCGCCATGGCAGAGAAGCTTCGCCGCCGTCGTGTTTTGCTCCGGAGCCACGATGAAGCCACCCCTGCCCTGGATCCGTTGGTAAATGATGCGCCCACAGTCGTCTGACTTCGTCTGCTCGCCTCCCGCGTCCTCGCCGCCCTGGAAGCCCCGCCGGACCGGTGCACTACCGCCGCCTGATGCTCGATCATTTTTTTTGCCCCGATGCTCGATCTGGTACGGCGTTGACCGCTCGAGCCCATGTAACCCCGCGCATGGGCCGCCATAGCTGCTTCTGGCCCAGACGCGGAAGACGCGTGCCAGATGGGTTGAAGCCCAGGCACGTAAGACACGTGAATTAATTGTTCagacaaaaatttagtaccaccttgaatatcttaaaaaatcaaaaataataataaggtgaacggatgaaaaaaatcgatgaaacgcaccttgctttattagtaggtatagacgTCAGAGTCAAGTCAAAAGATGATAACATAGGATACAAATACAAGTCATGCCAATCAGTATGACTCTCCACAAAGATAAGGTAATAAACAAGGCAAGTATCTAGCATGTTGTGGAATATTCAGTGGAAGTGTACACACTAAATTCTCTCGTTATGTAAACTACAGATATTGGTCATGGTACGTGTCCTAAAGGTGCCGGGGAGTCTATAAAGAGCACCAATTATCAAAAGGTCACCGTGGAATAAGGGCACCAGTGAGCACTTTATTTCAAATAGTTTAAAACTTacatttttgaagtttaaaaactGCTAAAACAAATTTTACATGATAATATGGATGTATATATATACAAACATGTGTATGATTTTGATGACA
Protein-coding regions in this window:
- the LOC123168621 gene encoding cyclic phosphodiesterase-like; the encoded protein is MDLTDQSPEEMYSVWALLPEPVHRRLLGLMAGLRAAHGGAVFEPHATVLGAMRFRRSAAVEALRAAAAGLRPYTARVASIGRYGVNLLLEPTREVMATSDHCRAHFDYQRPAPYVPHLSLLYGDHLTEEEMAAARKKAGEMDKGIFGLQFEISELALYKTDPKDKSLESWELVQLCHLQKK